One window from the genome of Acidihalobacter ferrooxydans encodes:
- a CDS encoding rhodanese-like domain-containing protein, giving the protein MSATAPQALAPEAAHTLIHDEPRSVFIDVRSSMEYLMVGHPVGAVHIAWLDEPDWVPNPRFIAQVRELMLGGAACADGDCPAIILICRSGRRSLDAGQALTRAGFKRVFYVSGGFEGPLDNDHHRSTLAGWRFENLPWEQC; this is encoded by the coding sequence ATGTCCGCCACCGCACCACAGGCACTCGCCCCCGAAGCGGCCCACACGCTCATCCACGACGAACCACGCAGCGTGTTCATTGACGTACGCTCGTCGATGGAATATCTGATGGTCGGCCACCCCGTCGGCGCTGTACACATCGCCTGGCTGGACGAACCCGACTGGGTACCCAACCCACGATTCATCGCCCAAGTCCGCGAACTCATGCTTGGCGGCGCTGCCTGTGCCGACGGCGATTGCCCGGCAATCATACTCATCTGCCGCAGTGGCCGGCGTTCGCTGGACGCCGGCCAGGCACTCACCCGCGCCGGTTTCAAGCGCGTGTTTTACGTCAGCGGCGGCTTTGAAGGCCCCCTCGACAACGATCATCACCGCAGCACACTCGCCGGATGGCGTTTCGAAAATCTGCCGTGGGAGCAGTGCTGA
- a CDS encoding sulfotransferase family protein: protein MTLKIIGVGMGRTGTASLKVALESLGLGTCYHMSEVLKHPERTADWIDAAEGKPDWDKIFAGYTATVDNPGCNFWKELADFYPSAKIILTVRDPEEWFNSTNETIHSVEFAKFIKNSPFGTMVQKTIWDVMDNRMQDKGYMIDFFQNRTLEIKNTIAPERLLVYRVSEGWQPLCKFLGLSVPNIEFPRINSREETKQMLADLLGSSSGKMSEGAMEAAGRRLHSD from the coding sequence ATGACGCTAAAAATCATTGGCGTTGGTATGGGCCGCACAGGTACAGCATCACTAAAAGTTGCTTTGGAATCGCTCGGGCTGGGCACTTGCTATCACATGAGTGAAGTATTGAAACACCCTGAGCGTACCGCTGACTGGATTGACGCAGCAGAAGGCAAACCCGACTGGGACAAGATATTCGCGGGCTATACTGCAACAGTCGACAACCCCGGGTGCAACTTCTGGAAGGAACTCGCAGATTTTTACCCGAGTGCAAAAATCATTCTAACGGTTCGTGATCCTGAAGAATGGTTTAACTCAACCAATGAGACTATTCACTCAGTCGAGTTCGCGAAATTCATTAAAAATAGTCCTTTTGGGACAATGGTCCAAAAAACGATTTGGGATGTGATGGACAATCGAATGCAGGATAAAGGCTACATGATCGATTTCTTCCAAAATCGCACACTAGAGATCAAAAATACGATTGCTCCAGAAAGGCTGCTTGTCTATCGGGTCAGTGAAGGGTGGCAGCCATTATGCAAGTTCCTGGGGCTATCGGTGCCCAATATTGAATTTCCAAGAATCAACAGCCGGGAAGAAACCAAGCAAATGTTGGCTGACCTCCTGGGGTCGAGTAGTGGGAAAATGAGCGAGGGAGCTATGGAGGCTGCCGGGCGTCGGTTGCACAGCGATTGA
- a CDS encoding IS30 family transposase, whose protein sequence is MGSRYKQLSMDERNRLQRGLNQGMSLRALARALGRHVSTLSRECRRGWIGSSYDAVQGREAARIRRRRGTRKLLAGSPLADLVAWQIIQHAWSPEQIAGRLRMEHPEEARQRVSHETIYQFIYAHPAGALKKLLVESLRQGHQKRRPRRRGQDRRGSLRNMRSIRERPEEAQAREIPGHWEADLIKGAYNGSAIGTLVDRSTRFTLLARVDDSSAEAVLDGFTRRLRTLPKALRKTLTYDQGKEMARHEELEKRTHLRVYFADPHSPWQRPTNENTHGLLRQYFPKGTDLSLYSQQYLTKVAEELNNRPRKTLGFRTPAEVMAEKISALNRSVALQN, encoded by the coding sequence ATGGGCAGCAGGTACAAACAGTTGAGCATGGATGAGAGGAACCGGTTGCAGAGGGGCTTGAACCAAGGGATGAGTCTGCGCGCTTTGGCGCGAGCGTTAGGCCGTCACGTCAGCACCCTGAGCCGGGAGTGCCGCCGAGGGTGGATCGGCAGTAGCTATGATGCGGTCCAGGGACGGGAGGCGGCGCGGATCAGGAGACGGCGGGGCACACGCAAGCTGCTTGCAGGGAGCCCTCTGGCCGACCTTGTAGCGTGGCAGATAATCCAGCACGCTTGGTCACCCGAGCAGATTGCCGGAAGGTTGCGTATGGAGCACCCGGAAGAGGCCCGCCAGCGGGTTTCCCACGAGACGATCTATCAGTTCATCTACGCGCACCCGGCGGGTGCGCTCAAGAAGCTCCTGGTGGAGTCCTTGCGCCAAGGCCACCAGAAGCGCCGTCCCCGTCGCCGGGGCCAGGACCGCCGCGGTAGCCTGCGCAACATGCGCTCTATCCGTGAGCGGCCAGAAGAAGCGCAGGCTCGGGAGATTCCCGGTCACTGGGAGGCAGACCTCATCAAAGGGGCCTACAATGGGAGTGCCATTGGCACCCTGGTGGACCGCAGCACCCGGTTCACCCTCCTGGCCAGAGTGGACGACTCCTCGGCAGAGGCGGTGCTGGACGGTTTCACAAGACGCCTACGCACGCTGCCCAAGGCGCTGCGAAAGACCCTGACCTACGACCAGGGCAAGGAGATGGCGCGGCACGAAGAACTGGAGAAGCGAACTCACCTGCGGGTGTATTTTGCCGACCCGCATAGCCCCTGGCAGCGACCGACCAATGAAAATACCCATGGCCTGCTGCGCCAGTACTTCCCGAAGGGTACGGACTTGTCGCTCTACTCTCAGCAGTACTTGACCAAGGTGGCAGAGGAACTCAATAATCGACCCAGAAAAACCCTGGGATTTCGCACGCCTGCCGAAGTGATGGCAGAGAAAATCAGCGCGTTAAA